A single window of Coffea eugenioides isolate CCC68of chromosome 7, Ceug_1.0, whole genome shotgun sequence DNA harbors:
- the LOC113778093 gene encoding protein STRICTOSIDINE SYNTHASE-LIKE 7-like: MAESTRIPSPSSSGGTSGERTKKSRWPFACLVSVLPVVVGVLVYQLDSFDPAPYPAHELTQKKPLIVPKSNPHMLKGAENIGVGKLLGPEDIAYDPKSGVIYTGCEDGWIKRVTVNDSAADSVVADWINTGGRPLGVVCGHHGEVIVADADKGLLNATADGVIQLLTDEAEGVKFRLTDGVDVAEDGIVYFTDASYKYSYWEFAWDYFEGRPFGRLLSYDPSTKETKVLVRDLYFANGVAVSPDQKFVIFCESPMARCKKYYINGERKGSVDIFVENLPGMPDNIRYDGQGHYWIALPTEITYAWDLAQRYPFIRKIMAIMDRHVGRPHVEKNGGGLAVDLDGKPAAHYYERGLSLITGVNKIGDHIYLGSIDKPYIIRLNIKQYPAVSDTEYMRSLILDSTDETL, from the exons ATGGCCGAATCAACTCGCATCCCATCTCCCTCATCGTCCGGCGGAACTTCCGGTGAAAGAACGAAAAAGAGCCGGTGGCCCTTTGCTTGTCTCGTATCAGTTCTACCAGTTGTTGTAGGAGTTTTAGTCTACCAACTCGACTCCTTCGACCCTGCTCCTTACCCAGCCCACGAGTTGACTCAGAAGAAACCCCTCATAGTGCCTAAGAGCAACCCTCACATGCTTAAAGGAGCAGAGAATATTGGGGTCGGAAAACTGCTAGGGCCTGAAGACATAGCTTACGATCCGAAGTCCGGAGTTATCTACACTGGTTGTGAGGATGGATGGATAAAACGAGTCACGGTGAACGATTCAGCAGCCGACTCGGTCGTGGCGGACTGGATAAACACTGGCGGCCGGCCTCTTGGAGTTGTTTGTGGGCACCATGGAGAAGTCATCGTGGCTGATGCGGACAAG GGACTATTGAACGCGACGGCTGACGGAGTAATTCAGCTGCTAACGGATGAGGCCGAGGGTGTAAAGTTCAGACTAACGGACGGAGTAGATGTTGCAGAGGATGGCATTGTCTATTTTACGGATGCTTCGTACAAGTACAGCTACTGGGAGTTTGCTTGGGACTATTTTGAGGGCAGACCTTTTGGAAGATTATTGAGTTATGATCCTTCAACTAAGGAGACTAAAGTCCTCGTCCGGGATCTGTACTTTGCTAATGGGGTTGCTGTCTCTCCAGATCAGAAATTCGTCATTTTCTGTGAATCCCCCAT GGCAAGGTGCAAGAAATATTATATCAATGGTGAAAGAAAAGGATCAGTGGACATATTTGTGGAAAATTTGCCTGGAATGCCTGACAATATTCGATATGATGGACAAGGGCATTACTGGATTGCATTACCCACG GAAATCACGTATGCATGGGATCTGGCACAGAGATATCCCTTCATCCGAAAGATCATGGCCATTATGGATCGGCACGTAGGGCGACCACATGTGGAGAAAAATGGAGGGGGTTTGGCAGTTGATTTGGATGGAAAACCTGCAGCCCATTACTATGAACGTGGTTTATCACTCATTACTGGGGTTAATAAGATTGGAGATCATATATACCTTGGTTCGATTGATAAACCCTACATCATCCGTCTCAACATCAAGCAATATCCTGCAGTCAGTGATACTGAATATATGAGAAGCCTCATCCTGGATTCTACTGATGAAACACTTTAG
- the LOC113778665 gene encoding protein STRICTOSIDINE SYNTHASE-LIKE 4-like has protein sequence MSESAVSSSTETSIDTTTRRKSLCSFANLLVISLVLPVVLAVVVYQVDPFNPAPYPAHELTQKKPLAVPKRNAQVLKGAEKIGVGELLGPEDIAYDPKSGKLYTGCADGWIKRVTVSESAADSVVENWLNTGGRPLGLVLGLHGELIIADADKGLLNATENGEIQLLTDEADGTKFKLTDGVDISEDGTIYFTDASSKYSISEVARDSLEGRPYGRFLSYNPSTKVTQVLVRDLYFANGVAVSPDQDFVIFCETRMRRCKRYYLKGERKGSVDTFVDNLPGRPDNIRYDGEGQYWIALTMEATYALELVQRHAFIRKIMAIAGKYLDRPPRLLQKNGGAFAVDLEGKPTARYYDHDLALVTGVVKIENYIYFGFIIKPYLIRLNMEQNPAVIP, from the exons ATGTCCGAGTCTGCCGTATCATCATCAACTGAGACTTCCATTGATACGACTACGAGAAGAAAAAGCTTATGTTCATTTGCAAATTTGCTCGTGATATCATTGGTTTTGCCAGTTGTTCTAGCAGTCGTCGTCTACCAAGTCGACCCCTTCAATCCTGCTCCTTACCCGGCCCACGAATTAACTCAGAAAAAGCCCCTCGCGGTGCCTAAACGAAACGCTCAAGTGCTTAAAGGAGCTGAGAAGATTGGAGTTGGAGAATTGTTGGGACCAGAAGACATAGCTTATGACCCCAAGTCAGGTAAACTGTACACTGGTTGTGCTGATGGCTGGATCAAGCGAGTCACGGTGAGCGAGTCAGCTGCAGACTCGGTCGTCGAGAATTGGTTAAACACTGGCGGCCGGCCTCTTGGACTGGTCCTTGGACTTCATGGTGAACTTATCATAGCTGATGCTGATAAG GGATTGTTGAACGCAACAGAAAATGGAGAAATTCAATTGCTGACGGATGAGGCTGATGGTACAAAGTTTAAACTAACGGATGGGGTAGATATTTCAGAGGATGGAACTATCTATTTTACAGATGCTTCGTCCAAGTACAGCATCTCTGAGGTTGCTAGGGATTCTCTTGAAGGTAGACCTTATGGTAGATTCTTGAGCTATAATCCATCAACTAAAGTGACTCAAGTGCTGGTGCGAGATCTGTATTTTGCTAATGGAGTAGCCGTTTCACCGGATCAAgattttgttatattttgtgAAACACGAAT GAGAAGGTGTAAAAGATATTACTTAAAGGGTGAAAGAAAAGGATCAGTGGATACATTTGTTGACAATTTGCCTGGGAGGCCCGACAACATCCGGTACGATGGAGAAGGCCAATATTGGATTGCTTTAACCATG GAAGCTACATATGCTTTGGAGCTTGTACAAAGGCACGCCTTCATCCGGAAGATCATGGCAATTGCCGGAAAGTATTTAGACCGACCACCACGACTATTGCAGAAAAATGGAGGGGCTTTCGCTGTTGATTTGGAAGGAAAACCTACGGCTCGATACTATGATCATGATCTAGCACTTGTTACAGGTGTTGTTAAAATCGAAAACTATATATACTTTGGTTTTATCATAAAACCCTACCTCATTCGTCTTAATATGGAGCAAAATCCAGCAGTCATTCCCTGA
- the LOC113777495 gene encoding protein DETOXIFICATION 45, chloroplastic-like, whose amino-acid sequence MAAIKLNGGVAPGISGTKCERRVIKKAFRVGILSGISSNHHFLGVSQREGFRFNNAVKNCAYVSDQGALEYEIGTSGAQERFTSTREKLINGSNEGAIALTGISSEQQHTPSVQTELIMLSVPAIAGQAIEPLAQLMETAYIGKLGALDLASAGISICIFNIISKVFNIPLLSVATSFVAEDISRQGNEESSSDERMTLPSVSTALVLSMGIGLFEAAAMFFGSGVFLSMMGISMASPMRIPAEHFLKLRALGAPAVVLSLAIQGILRGFKDTRTPVLCLGLGNFAAVFFFPVAMYVFQLGVTGAAISTVASQYIVTLLMLWHLNKRTALLLPSLKSLHFGDYLKSGGFLLGRTLAAVLTVTLSTSMAARQGALSMAAHQICLQVWLSASLLVDAQAAAGQALIASSLAKRDYGRVKEITYMAIKTGLFTGISIAVILGLSFPSIAKLFTNDVQVLDIVKSGLLFVSASQPLNALAYIFDGLHYGVSDFPFAACSMMVVGAISSAFLLYAPSIVGLTGVWSGLTIFMGLRTVAGYTRLLAKDGPWWFLQENKKTEVGDMKLYS is encoded by the exons ATGGCGGCAATTAAGCTTAATGGAGGGGTAGCTCCTGGGATTTCTGGTACAAAATGCGAAAGAAGAGTGATAAAGAAAGCCTTTAGAGTTGGAATTTTGAGTGGGATTTCTAGCAATCATCATTTTCTTGGAGTGAGTCAGAGGGAAGGGTTCAGATTCAATAATGCTGTTAAGAATTGTGCTTATGTAAGTGATCAAGGTGCTCTGGAGTATGAGATTGGTACTTCTGGTGCACAGGAAAGGTTTACATCAACCAGAGAGAAGCTCATCAATGGATCAAATGAAGGAGCAAT TGCATTGACAGGAATATCTTCAGAACAGCAACACACCCCAAGTGTCCAAACTGAGCTTATTATGCTATCTGTACCAGCTATTGCGGGACAAGCAATTGAACCACTGGCACAACTTATGGAAACAGCTTACATCGGAAAGCTAG gtGCATTGGACTTGGCATCTGCTGGGATATCGATATGCATATTTAACATTATATCAAAGGTATTCAATATCCCTCTCCTTAGCGTGGCAACTTCATTTGTCGCTGAAGACATTTCTAGGCAAGGCAATGAAGAATCTTCTTCAG ATGAAAGAATGACACTTCCCTCTGTCTCTACTGCCTTGGTGTTGTCCATGGGAATTGGTTTGTTTGAGGCTGCAGCAATGTTTTTTGGATCAGGAGTGTTTCTCAGCATGATGGGTATATCAATG GCTTCTCCGATGCGGATACCAGCAGAACACTTTCTTAAACTTAGAGCACTTGGTGCACCAGCTGTTGTTCTTTCTCTGGCTATTCAGGGCATCCTACGTGGTTTTAAGGATACTCGGACTCCTGTTCTATGTTTAG GGCTTGGAAATTTTGCAGCTGTATTCTTCTTTCCAGTAGCAATGTATGTTTTCCAATTGGGAGTAACTGGTGCAGCCATTTCCACAGTCGCATCTCA ATATATTGTGACCCTGTTGATGCTATGGCATCTAAATAAGAGAACGGCATTGTTGCTACCCAGTTTGAAAAGTTTGCACTTTGGTGACTACTTAAAATCTG GTGGTTTTCTTCTTGGAAGAACTCTTGCTGCTGTCCTGACTGTGACTCTTAGCACATCAATGGCTGCTCGTCAAGGAGCCTTATCCATGGCTGCCCATCAAATATGCTTGCAAGTATGGTTGTCTGCATCTCTCCTCGTAGATGCCCAAGCTGCAGCCGGCCAG gcACTCATTGCAAGTTCTTTAGCAAAACGTGATTATGgaagagtaaaagaaattactTATATGGCTATAAAG ACAGGATTATTCACTGGCATTTCTATAGCTGTTATATTGGGTCTGTCTTTTCCTTCAATAGCCAAGTTGTTCACCAATGATGTGCAAGTGCTGGATATTGTTAAGTCCGGATTACTG TTTGTCAGTGCCAGTCAACCTCTCAATGCTTTAGCCTATATTTTTGATGGGCTGCATTATGGAGTTTCAGATTTCCCATTTGCAGCTTGCTCCATG ATGGTCGTGGGGGCAATATCATCAGCATTTCTGCTATATGCTCCTTCAATAGTTGGTCTTACAGGAGTTTGGTCTGGTTTGACAATCTTCATGGGGTTGCGTACTGTGGCCGGATATACGAG ACTATTAGCAAAGGATGGACCATGGTGGTTCTTGCAGGAAAATAAGAAAACGGAGGTCGGTGACATGAAACTGTATTCATAA
- the LOC113778499 gene encoding probable acyl-activating enzyme 1, peroxisomal — translation MNQFIKKSLAGWFYHGRKRVVPYCVKRSTRGLSQLTLENLEIESSWQSMEGLVRCSANYVPLTPISFLNRSAKIFGDRTSVIYGSVRYTWAETRARCLKLASALAQLGISRGDIVATLAPNIPAMQELHFAVPMAGGVLCTLNTRHDSAMISVLLRHSEAKVIFVDYQFLEVAQGAFDLLQSAQTEPPILVVIPESDNSCPSIDTSNSHEYESLLSTGNCQFPIRWPKTEWDPISVNYTSGTTSRPKGVVYNHRGAYLNAIATFFIHGMASVPVYLWTVPMFHCNAWCLVWGLAGFGGTNVCLRRVTPKDIFDNIVLHKVTNIGGAPTVLNMIVNSAPSDRKLLPHKVDIMTGGSPPPPQILFKIEELGFRVSHLYGLTETYGPGTSCMWRPEWDSLPPDERAKQKARQGVQHLGLEEVDVKDRVTMDSVPADGKTIGEIMFRGNTVMSGYLKDLKATEEAFGGGWFRSGDLAVKHPDGYIEVKDRLKDVIISGGENISSVEVETVLFSHPAILEAAVVARPDNHWGQTPCAFVKLKEGFKVDPEEIIKFCRDKLPHYMAPRTVIFEDLPKTSTGKVQKFILREKAKALGSLF, via the exons ATGAACCAATTCATCAAGAAATCATTGGCAGGCTGGTTTTATCACGGCCGGAAAAGAGTTGTGCCTTATTGTGTTAAAAGAAGTACTCGCGGGCTAAGTCAATTGACTTTAGAGAATCTTGAAATTGAGTCATCATGGCAGTCCATGGAGGGTCTGGTTAGATGTTCTGCCAATTATGTTCCTTTGACACCAATAAGTTTTTTGAATCGATCAGCAAAGATTTTCGGAGATAGAACATCGGTCATATATGGTTCTGTCAGGTACACTTGGGCAGAGACTCGTGCAAGATGTCTGAAGTTAGCTTCTGCTTTGGCCCAGCTGGGGATTTCTAGAGGGGATATT GTTGCTACACTGGCTCCAAACATACCAGCAATGCAGGAATTGCATTTTGCAGTGCCAATGGCTGGAGGAGTTTTGTGCACGCTCAATACACGCCATGACTCAGCTATGATATCAGTCTTGTTGAGGCATTCAGAAGCCAAGGTAATCTTTGTGGACTACCAGTTTCTTGAGGTCGCTCAAGGGGCATTTGATCTTCTTCAAAGTGCCCAAACAGAGCCTCCAATTCTGGTAGTAATCCCTGAATCAGACAACTCATGTCCCTCCATTGATACCTCTAACAGTCATGAATATGAAAGTCTACTGTCAACCGGAAATTGTCAATTTCCTATCAGGTGGCCTAAAACTGAATGGGATCCCATAAGTGTAAACTATACTTCTGGCACGACTTCGCGACCCAAAGGGGTTGTTTACAACCACAGAGGTGCTTACCTAAATGCCATTGCCACATTTTTTATTCATGGCATGGCCTCAGTGCCTGTTTATCTTTGGACAGTACCAATGTTCCACTGTAATGCGTGGTGCCTGGTTTGGGGATTGGCGGGCTTTGGTGGAACTAATGTTTGCCTTAGACGTGTTACTCCAAAAGACATCTTTGACAACATAGTTCTCCATAAGGTCACAAACATAGGTGGGGCACCAACCGTCTTAAACATGATCGTCAATTCGGCACCAAGTGATCGGAAGCTACTTCCTCACAAGGTTGATATTATGACTGGTGGTTCACCGCCACCTCCCCAGATCCTATTTAAGATTGAGGAGCTAGGCTTCAGAGTATCACACCTATATGGACTCACAGAAACTTATGGTCCAGGAACATCTTGCATGTGGAGGCCAGAGTGGGATTCTCTGCCTCCTGATGAACGAGCAAAGCAGAAAGCACGACAAGGAGTGCAGCATCTTGGTTTAGAGGAAGTTGACGTTAAGGATCGTGTCACCATGGATAGTGTGCCTGCTGATGGGAAAACAATTGGTGAAATTATGTTTAGAGGAAACACTGTGATGAGTGGATACTTGAAAGATTTGAAGGCAACAGAAGAAGCATTCGGAGGTGGGTGGTTCAGGAGTGGTGATCTTGCTGTAAAACATCCAGATGGCTACATTGAAGTTAAAGACCGTCTGAAAGACGTCATAATTTCAGGCGGTGAAAATATAAGCAGTGTTGAAGTAGAAACCGTTCTGTTTAGTCATCCAGCAATTCTTGAAGCTGCCGTTGTGGCGAGACCAGATAATCATTGGGGTCAGACCCCTTGTGCGTTTGTGAAGTTGAAGGAGGGTTTTAAGGTTGATCCTGAAGAGATAATCAAATTTTGCAGGGATAAATTGCCTCATTATATGGCACCAAGAACAGTCATTTTTGAAGACCTGCCAAAAACATCCACTGGCAAAGTTCAGAAATTTATCCTCAGGGAGAAAGCGAAGGCCTTGGGAAGCCTTTTCTAA